A DNA window from Citrobacter tructae contains the following coding sequences:
- the mscL gene encoding large-conductance mechanosensitive channel protein MscL has product MSIIKEFREFAMRGNVVDLAVGVIIGAAFGKIVSSLVADIIMPPLGLLIGGIDFKQFALTLRDAQGDIPAVVMHYGVFIQNVFDFIIVAFAIFMAIKLINRLNRKKAEEPAAPPAPSKEEVLLSEIRDLLKEQNNRS; this is encoded by the coding sequence ATGAGCATTATTAAAGAGTTTCGCGAATTCGCGATGCGCGGGAATGTTGTAGATTTGGCAGTGGGTGTCATTATTGGTGCGGCATTCGGTAAGATTGTTTCGTCACTGGTTGCCGACATCATTATGCCACCATTGGGATTGTTAATTGGTGGAATTGATTTTAAACAGTTTGCTTTAACGTTACGCGATGCCCAGGGAGATATCCCGGCGGTCGTTATGCATTACGGCGTGTTTATTCAGAATGTTTTTGATTTCATTATTGTTGCCTTTGCTATCTTTATGGCAATCAAGCTAATCAACCGACTGAATCGTAAAAAGGCTGAAGAGCCTGCAGCACCGCCAGCCCCATCAAAAGAAGAAGTGTTGCTGAGTGAAATTCGTGACCTGCTGAAAGAACAGAACAACCGTTCCTAA
- a CDS encoding alternative ribosome-rescue factor A, with amino-acid sequence MSRYQHTKGQIKDNAIEALLHDPLFRQRVEKNKKGKGSYQRRGNRGNWEASGKKVNHFFTTGLLVSANA; translated from the coding sequence ATGAGTCGTTATCAGCATACGAAAGGGCAGATAAAGGACAACGCTATTGAGGCACTTCTGCATGACCCACTATTCAGACAGCGCGTTGAGAAAAATAAGAAAGGGAAAGGAAGTTATCAACGTAGAGGCAATCGGGGTAACTGGGAGGCCAGTGGCAAGAAAGTGAATCACTTTTTTACCACTGGCCTTCTTGTTTCAGCGAACGCTTAG